The window ATAATTCTGCGAAAGCAAATATACATTGTTTGACCCATCATGTGATCCATTTTGACCAAGTTCACTATAGTGCGTCCCATCGATAAAATAACCTGCTCTCCCAGTCGGATCAATATAATTCACCGGATCCCCATTCGCGTAGCCATACAAACTCATATCACTCCCGTGCCCCAAAGGATCAGCCGCGAGGAATCTTCCCATGACATAATTGGGTTCAACATTATGCACGTAAGCCAATGCGACGCTTATAGAAAATAGAAATAGAGCTACTCGGATTACGTGCATCGGCTTGTCTTAACGATCTCGAATTGGAAACTCCTCGGGATATGTATGCTCAAGATACATCATAACACCCGTGTAAGTAAAAAATCCAGCAACAACTATTATTGGTAAAAAACATTTTATTTTATCTATACTGCTTAATCGTTTGAAGTTTATTATGCCAATTATAACTAGAAATAATGAAATTAGAAAAATGATGATAGGTAATGATGCCATTACAAAAACAAAATATTGATATTTTTCATCTAAATAAAAACCTATTTTTTCAAAATACACCTCATTAATTATTCCTAAAACAAATATGCATAGTATTAAAAAAAATAATATTAAAATAAATTTATCTATCAATCTATTCATAGTAATTTAGAGTTCTATATTGCCTTTAAACTTCTAAGGTTCAAAAGGAAACCAAGATGCGCCTTTGTTTGGAATGACAGGATTACCACTTGGCACGCCGTGATAGCTAGTGGTTCCTCTTACACCTGTAGCACTCCCTCCGCTCACATCTCCCCAAGCATCCACCACTGAATCATTTTCGTGACACGTGGCACCATTACATCCGTAATTGATAAATGTAGAATTATCTGTAAATGCGCCTCCATTGATCATTCCTCTAATTTCATTATCAGTTAATCGTGAACTATTAGAGCTATCGTTATATTGCAGCATCATTTCCCCTGCTTTTCCATGGCCAAAATAATACGTCTCCGATATCTGCGAGTTTCCTGTTCGATTACCTCCAGATGTTGTGGTATTTATATTAATCGCTAAATCGTAATCTGAATTATACCATCTCAAATTCACATTATTTTGCGAGGCCGTTCTCTCAATCTGCGATGCATAGTAATCTCTAGCATGTCCATCATTGATAGCTCTTTGTTCATAGGTTGATCGCTGCACACTCCATTCTATATTCGCACCCATTCCATACTGATTTCTTACTTCTTGGATTTGTGCCACTGCTGATTGCGTGAAGTTTTGCCAGTTGCGATCATGTGCAAGAGTTACATCAGATAATTTACTTAGAACTTGTGATCCAAAAATTAAAATTGAATTATTTGTTTCCCATCCCCCTCTATTCGTATTAATCCCGCCGCTGATCACGGAGATGGTATTTTGCATCGAATTCCCCATCTGTGTCGAATTAAACCCGCTGATCCCACTCGTCAAGCCGCTGGAATGGCGGCCTGTGGGATCGATCGCATTCACCGGATCATTATTCGCATAACTGTAAAGACTCATATCCGAGGCATGCCCCAAAGGATCAGCCTGCAAGAACCTTCCCGTGGGATAATGATAAAGCCTCGCCCCCATGTGAATGACGTCGCCTTCGAGGCGATACCCGCGCCAGCCTGATGCCTCGTGCAAGCCCACTCCCTCGCCCAGCCGCTTCTTTACCGCTTCGCGCGAGGGGCCGTAACCCAGATAGCGTGTCTCTTTCCACGTCATAATGTTGTTATATACATACCCCACACTGTGTCCATACGCATACCGAGCGT of the Candidatus Methylacidiphilales bacterium genome contains:
- a CDS encoding RHS repeat-associated core domain-containing protein; the encoded protein is MTWKETRYLGYGPSREAVKKRLGEGVGLHEASGWRGYRLEGDVIHMGARLYHYPTGRFLQADPLGHASDMSLYSYANNDPVNAIDPTGRHSSGLTSGISGFNSTQMGNSMQNTISVISGGINTNRGGWETNNSILIFGSQVLSKLSDVTLAHDRNWQNFTQSAVAQIQEVRNQYGMGANIEWSVQRSTYEQRAINDGHARDYYASQIERTASQNNVNLRWYNSDYDLAININTTTSGGNRTGNSQISETYYFGHGKAGEMMLQYNDSSNSSRLTDNEIRGMINGGAFTDNSTFINYGCNGATCHENDSVVDAWGDVSGGSATGVRGTTSYHGVPSGNPVIPNKGASWFPFEP